In one window of Macadamia integrifolia cultivar HAES 741 chromosome 2, SCU_Mint_v3, whole genome shotgun sequence DNA:
- the LOC122061277 gene encoding mitogen-activated protein kinase kinase kinase 17-like: protein MAGKCSSTCPMRTEWVKGNAVGSGSFGVVNLAMNRFTGELFVVKSTSTEAGFKSLENEANILESLNSPYIIRCLGQDFSKEANGERKLNLFLEFMAGGSLSNVVEKFGGSLDETVICSYTKEILHGLAYLHRSGIVHCDIKCKNVLLGSSGNIKLADFGCAKRKNSSKLDKVQKSSLESISGTPLWMAPEVLRNEGLDFASDIWSLGCTIIEMATGRPPWGDLLLNPMAAVFQIACSNETPELPTKFSNEGLDFLAKCLQRDQKMRWTCEELLDHPFISGNRRCSCEKDACSPTSVLDDGLYEENYASDESESPHKEELQSRIPFFTRSSSGRYRMARRQHREIDLQSSENWITVRSG from the coding sequence atggcaGGGAAGTGTTCAAGCACCTGTCCAATGAGAACagaatgggtgaagggaaaTGCAGTTGGGTCCGGTTCCTTTGGTGTTGTCAACTTGGCCATGAACAGATTCACCGGCGAGCTCTTTGTTGTTAAATCCACATCAACAGAAGCAGGTTTTAAATCTCTGGAGAATGAGGCCAACATATTAGAAAGCCTTAATTCTCCTTACATTATCCGATGCCTTGGGCAGGATTTCTCCAAGGAAGCAAATGGGGAGAGAAAGCTTAACCTCTTCCTAGAATTCATGGCAGGGGGAAGTTTGTCCAATGTCGTCGAGAAATTCGGTGGCTCTCTAGATGAGACTGTGATCTGTTCATACACCAAAGAGATCCTCCATGGCCTCGCATATCTCCATAGAAGCGGTATCGTTCATTGTGATATCAAGTGCAAGAATGTGCTCCTGGGTTCATCAGGAAACATCAAATTGGCAGATTTTGGATGTGCCAAGAGGAAGAACTCTTCAAAACTTGACAAGGTTCAGAAGAGTTCCTTGGAATCTATTAGTGGGACACCACTATGGATGGCACCTGAAGTTTTGAGAAATGAAGGGTTGGACTTTGCCTCAGATATTTGGTCCTTGGGATGCACCATCATTGAAATGGCTACTGGGAGGCCTCCATGGGGAGACCTGCTCTTGAATCCAATGGCTGCAGTTTTCCAGATTGCATGTAGTAACGAGACACCAGAGTTACCAACCAAATTTTCCAATGAAGGGTTGGATTTCTTGGCCAAATGTTTGCAGAGGGACCAAAAAATGAGGTGGACTTGTGAAGAATTACTTGATCATCCATTTATCTCTGGGAATAGGCGGTGTTCGTGCGAGAAAGATGCTTGTTCTCCAACAAGTGTCTTGGATGATGGATTATACGAAGAGAATTATGCATCGGACGAGTCAGAGTCTCCACACAAGGAAGAGCTTCAAAGCAGGATTCCATTCTTTACAAGATCAAGTAGTGGAAGATACAGAATGGCAAGAAGGCAACACAGAGAGATTGATCTGCAATCATCAGAAAATTGGATAACTGTTAGATCAGGTTAA
- the LOC122069735 gene encoding LOW QUALITY PROTEIN: TVP38/TMEM64 family membrane protein slr0305 (The sequence of the model RefSeq protein was modified relative to this genomic sequence to represent the inferred CDS: inserted 1 base in 1 codon), which translates to MRTLRGPCLSYPSFQSHLIPFRRTFLLSPCSSHFFLNFKPKRFHVLKPCSSLKETKKQTLQKPTGIPQSLRRFGNPKKDGNDSDEGLDKRYGEGNFGFEGETAAKGTLLAGLLLIGVVGGFGIVGYIYKDQLNAFLSQLTGFIEGYGTAGYALFIAVYAGLEILAIPAIPLTMSAGLIFGTVTGTIIVSISGTVAATVAFLIARYFARERILKMVEGNKKFLAIDKAIGENGFRVVTLLRLSPLLPFSLGNYLYGLTSVKLVPYVLGSWLGMLPGTWAYVSXGAFGRAIIQEESDVGLPGGNSQLMTLGLGLLVTAVAAAYMTQLAKDAVKDIE; encoded by the exons ATGCGCACCCTGAGAGGCCCCTGCCTCTCCTACCCCTCCTTCCAATCTCATCTAATTCCCTTCAGACGcaccttccttctctctccttgttctTCTCATTTCTTCTTAAATTTCAAACCAAAGCGTTTTCATGTCCTCAAGCCATGTTCATCTCTCAAAGAAACCAAGAAACAGACCCTTCAGAAGCCCACTGGTATCCCGCAGAGCCTTAGAAGGTTTGGTAATCCTAAGAAGGACGGAAATGACTCTGATGAAGGCCTTGACAAGCGTTATGGAGAGGGAAATTTCGGTTTTGAAGGAGAAACTGCAGCTAAAGGTACCCTTTTGGCTGGTCTTCTGCTTATCGGTGTTGTTGGCGGGTTCGGGATAGTTGGGTATATCTACAAAGACCAGCTCAATGCATTCCTGTCGCAGCTTACAGGTTTCATTGAAG GTTATGGCACAGCTGGGTATGCCTTATTTATTGCTGTTTATGCTGGATTAGAG ATCCTTGCAATTCCAGCCATCCCCTTAACCATGTCAGCTGGTCTTATATTTGGGACTGTAACTGGAACTATCATCGTCTCTATCAGTGGAACG GTGGCAGCAACTGTTGCCTTTCTCATTGCTAGATATTTTGCTCGTGAACGTATACTTAAAATGgttgaaggaaataaaaaatttctagcCATTGACAAAGCAATTGGAGAAAATGGTTTTCGAGTTGTTACACTTCTCCGTTTGAGCCCTTTGCTACCTTTTTCTCTAGGGAATTATCTGTATGGATTGACATCTGTGAAGCTTGTTCCTTACGTACTGGGCAG TTGGTTGGGAATGCTTCCAGGAACATGGGCTTATGTCA GCGGAGCATTTGGCCGAGCAATCATT caagaggaatctgatgttGGACTACCTGGAGGTAACAGTCAGTTAATGACACTTGGACTGGGGCTCTTGGTGACAGCAGTGGCTGCAGCTTATATGACTCAGCTTGCCAAA GATGCTGTAAAAGATATTGAGTAG